The Xenopus tropicalis strain Nigerian chromosome 2, UCB_Xtro_10.0, whole genome shotgun sequence genome window below encodes:
- the adipor1 gene encoding adiponectin receptor protein 1 isoform X1, with the protein MQSYCILTRANQLPDIDSMATCKPLSSGQESALSSSSSRGETDDLELAELGPLLEARRERIGQTSSSGDENQASKVSPEEEEEEEVRVLTLPLQAHHAMEKMEEFVYKVWEGRWRVIPYDVLPDWLKDNDYLLHGHRPPMPSFRACFRSIFRIHTETGNIWTHLLGFVLFLSLGVLTMLRPNMYFMAPLQEKVVFGMFFLGAVLCLSFSWLFHTVYCHSEKVSRTFSKLDYSGIALLIMGSFVPWLYYSFYCSPQPRLIYLSIVCVLGITAIVVAQWDRFATPKHRPTRAGVFLGLGLSGIVPTLHFTIAEGFVKATTVGQMGWFFLMAVMYITGAGLYAARIPERFFPGKFDIWFQSHQIFHVLVVAAAFIHFYGISNLQEFRYALEGGCTDDSLL; encoded by the exons ATGCAATCGTATTGCATCCTTACACGGGCCAATCAGTTGCCAG ACATTGATTCAATGGCCACTTGCAAGCCTTTGTCATCTGGGCAGGAAAGTGCCCtatccagcagcagcagcagaggagAAACCGATGATTTGGAACTTGCTGAACTAGGTCCTCTCCTGGAAGCTAGAAGAGAAAGAATTGGGCAGACCTCTTCCTCT GGAGATGAGAATCAGGCAAGTAAAGTGTCTCcggaagaggaggaagaggaagaagtGAGGGTTTTAACATTGCCTCTTCAAGCCCATCATGCTATGGAGAAGATGGAAGAATTTGTGTACAAG gTGTGGGAAGGCCGCTGGAGGGTCATTCCATATGATGTGCTCCCTGATTGGCTGAAAGATAATGACTACCTTTTACATGGACATCGTCCTCCAATGCCATCTTTCAGAGCGTGTTTCAGGAGTATTTTCCGTATACACACGGAGACTGGAAACATATGGACTCATTTGCTAG GTTTTGTACTTTTTCTTTCTCTCGGCGTTCTAACTATGCTCCGCCCCAACATGTACTTCATGGCTCCTTTGCAAGAGAAGGTTGTATTTGGAATGTTCTTTCTAGGTGCTGTATTGTGCCTCAGCTTCTCCTGGCTTTTTCACACAGTATATTGCCACTCTGAGAAAGTATCTCGCACCTTCTCAAA GTTGGATTATTCAGGGATTGCTCTGCTAATCATGGGAAGCTTTGTGCCATGGCTCTATTACTCCTTCTACTGCTCTCCACAGCCACGTCTCATATATTTGTCTATAGTCTGTGTTCTGGGTATTACTGCAATAGTTGTAGCACAGTGGGACCGTTTTGCGACACCTAAGCACAGGCCAACAAGAGCAG GTGTGTTCCTAGGGCTTGGCCTCAGTGGCATTGTGCCAACCCTTCATTTCACAATTGCAGAAGGCTTTGTGAAGGCAACAACAGTGGGACAGATGGGCTGGTTCTTTCTTATGGCTGTCATGTATATAACAGGAGCAGGGCTTTATGCAGCACGAATTCCTGAGCGTTTCTTTCCAGGCAAATTTGACATCTGG TTCCAGTCCCACCAAATATTCCACGTCTTGGTGGTGGCAGCAGCATTTATACATTTCTATGGCATTTCCAACCTTCAAGAATTTCGATATGCATTAGAGGGTGGTTGCACAGATGATTCActtttgtaa
- the adipor1 gene encoding adiponectin receptor protein 1, whose protein sequence is MATCKPLSSGQESALSSSSSRGETDDLELAELGPLLEARRERIGQTSSSGDENQASKVSPEEEEEEEVRVLTLPLQAHHAMEKMEEFVYKVWEGRWRVIPYDVLPDWLKDNDYLLHGHRPPMPSFRACFRSIFRIHTETGNIWTHLLGFVLFLSLGVLTMLRPNMYFMAPLQEKVVFGMFFLGAVLCLSFSWLFHTVYCHSEKVSRTFSKLDYSGIALLIMGSFVPWLYYSFYCSPQPRLIYLSIVCVLGITAIVVAQWDRFATPKHRPTRAGVFLGLGLSGIVPTLHFTIAEGFVKATTVGQMGWFFLMAVMYITGAGLYAARIPERFFPGKFDIWFQSHQIFHVLVVAAAFIHFYGISNLQEFRYALEGGCTDDSLL, encoded by the exons ATGGCCACTTGCAAGCCTTTGTCATCTGGGCAGGAAAGTGCCCtatccagcagcagcagcagaggagAAACCGATGATTTGGAACTTGCTGAACTAGGTCCTCTCCTGGAAGCTAGAAGAGAAAGAATTGGGCAGACCTCTTCCTCT GGAGATGAGAATCAGGCAAGTAAAGTGTCTCcggaagaggaggaagaggaagaagtGAGGGTTTTAACATTGCCTCTTCAAGCCCATCATGCTATGGAGAAGATGGAAGAATTTGTGTACAAG gTGTGGGAAGGCCGCTGGAGGGTCATTCCATATGATGTGCTCCCTGATTGGCTGAAAGATAATGACTACCTTTTACATGGACATCGTCCTCCAATGCCATCTTTCAGAGCGTGTTTCAGGAGTATTTTCCGTATACACACGGAGACTGGAAACATATGGACTCATTTGCTAG GTTTTGTACTTTTTCTTTCTCTCGGCGTTCTAACTATGCTCCGCCCCAACATGTACTTCATGGCTCCTTTGCAAGAGAAGGTTGTATTTGGAATGTTCTTTCTAGGTGCTGTATTGTGCCTCAGCTTCTCCTGGCTTTTTCACACAGTATATTGCCACTCTGAGAAAGTATCTCGCACCTTCTCAAA GTTGGATTATTCAGGGATTGCTCTGCTAATCATGGGAAGCTTTGTGCCATGGCTCTATTACTCCTTCTACTGCTCTCCACAGCCACGTCTCATATATTTGTCTATAGTCTGTGTTCTGGGTATTACTGCAATAGTTGTAGCACAGTGGGACCGTTTTGCGACACCTAAGCACAGGCCAACAAGAGCAG GTGTGTTCCTAGGGCTTGGCCTCAGTGGCATTGTGCCAACCCTTCATTTCACAATTGCAGAAGGCTTTGTGAAGGCAACAACAGTGGGACAGATGGGCTGGTTCTTTCTTATGGCTGTCATGTATATAACAGGAGCAGGGCTTTATGCAGCACGAATTCCTGAGCGTTTCTTTCCAGGCAAATTTGACATCTGG TTCCAGTCCCACCAAATATTCCACGTCTTGGTGGTGGCAGCAGCATTTATACATTTCTATGGCATTTCCAACCTTCAAGAATTTCGATATGCATTAGAGGGTGGTTGCACAGATGATTCActtttgtaa